A region from the Oceanispirochaeta sp. genome encodes:
- a CDS encoding acyl-CoA dehydratase activase, translating into MTNKENQSDPAAADSRNQIYPIGLDVGSTTVKSVLLSPDQKTVLYQRYERHNARQRETALSILKDVSCQFPGIRISPVLCGSGSRELAEELGTSYLQEVVANSLAVRELYPQTRVAVELGGQDAKITFFYKDEHSGKLMASDMRMNGSCAGGTGAFLDETASILKLQVEDLNRSAEAGKTLYDISGRCGVFAKTDIQPLLNQGVRKEDLALSCFHAVAKQTIGGLAQGLEIHPPVLFEGGPLHFNPELINVFARRLDLKEEDVIIPENPEIMIARGAAISALTTFENGPVFDLDTFILNEAFAHADRGEAGSGIQPYFQNAEEQQTFQTRHALPEMADLKEHEGEILNVYMGIDAGSTTSKFVLIDESDSPIYRFYSKNEGEPIKILQEGLLDLKKQCDDLNIELNILGVGTTGYGEMLFAKAFQADYHIVETVAHAEAALRCEADASFILDIGGQDMKAIFLNDGIVTGITLNEACSAGCGSFLENFSENLKIPVEHIAERAFSSRAPSHLGSRCTVFMNSSVITEQKNGKTPDDIIAGLCYSVIENVFTKVIRLSNMKALGSRIIVQGGTFRNDAVLRALELFTEAEVTRAPWPGEMGAIGIARLTRKHMEEEGNPPSNFLKWSDLENFSYTRKSGLICPFCTNSCSRTVIEFAGGNTFITGNRCEKGEVLGDLKDPDVKIRLKKIKSENKDRRDVFRYREEILFRPYDGPSYSPAKDITIGIPRVLDFWENYPFWNALFTSLGFRIKLSSVSTVPLYESGLASIPSDTACFPSKLAHGHMQNLIAARVDRIFLPSMSRMISENKNIHSEHSCAVLKGYPMVLNISDEPLEKHNIPMDIPVFHWTDEKAQRDSITEFLTLTFALPEKQIRQAIDKALDFQEDYRQDLLTAGKNLLDSLGEGEFAIVMAGRPYHSDPLINHGLSDYFTREGLAVLPLDALPGLNEVDLSSVRAELTTNYHVRMMSAARMVAQDSRLEYVQIVSFGCGHDAILTDEIIRLLGREADKSPLVLKMDESEVTGPLNIRVKSFLETLQRKRNKGLIQPRETGKAYDVIFDKKARDKVILVPNVSWAFTQVATASIRLQGYKVEAMPMAGKLAISQGKKYVHNDMCFPAQINIGEFLAVLKEGTYHPDNVALALAKAQCDCRLAHYATMARQALDDAGYPQIPIITTDKDTKNMHPGFTMNAFFELRMLWGLIMTDILEGLRRKIRPYEKVPGSTNALFEESVMNICNGFSKGMKTVKNAFLEALKAFEVIPYDRSRRKPRVFMIGEFLLNFHPGSNNHIEDYLEKNGMEVIMPNLFNNMHREYLLEQDQRRQYHVSFSFLQNLMTDISEKYIRTVLKFCDKAVSGHPLWEETVPLRVIADRSQHIVDRTFTSGEGWMIPGEILHHADHGVHSFLILQPFGCLPNHVTGRGLVKKIKKEHPHIQVLALDYDPDTSFGNVENRLQMLIINARERDKEQYEENLQQKQEELQPS; encoded by the coding sequence ATGACTAATAAAGAAAACCAATCCGATCCTGCCGCTGCGGACAGCAGGAATCAGATTTATCCCATAGGACTGGATGTAGGCTCCACCACTGTTAAATCTGTCCTCCTGAGTCCTGACCAGAAAACTGTCTTATATCAGCGCTACGAGCGTCATAATGCCCGTCAGAGAGAGACGGCTCTCTCCATATTGAAAGATGTCTCCTGTCAATTCCCGGGTATCAGGATAAGTCCTGTTCTCTGCGGAAGCGGCTCACGTGAACTTGCCGAAGAGCTGGGAACCTCTTATCTGCAGGAAGTTGTTGCCAATTCTCTGGCGGTCCGGGAGCTCTATCCTCAAACAAGGGTCGCCGTGGAACTGGGTGGTCAGGATGCCAAAATTACTTTTTTCTATAAGGATGAACACAGCGGCAAACTTATGGCTTCAGATATGAGGATGAATGGAAGCTGTGCCGGGGGAACAGGAGCGTTCCTGGATGAAACAGCCTCAATTCTGAAATTGCAGGTGGAAGACCTGAACAGAAGCGCCGAGGCAGGGAAAACCCTCTATGATATCTCCGGCCGCTGCGGAGTCTTTGCGAAAACTGATATACAGCCTCTGCTGAATCAGGGGGTCCGGAAAGAAGATCTGGCTCTGTCCTGTTTTCACGCCGTGGCGAAACAGACTATCGGCGGTCTTGCCCAGGGTTTGGAAATTCATCCGCCCGTTCTGTTTGAGGGTGGCCCTCTCCACTTTAATCCTGAGTTGATCAATGTTTTTGCCCGTCGTCTGGATCTGAAAGAAGAGGATGTCATCATTCCTGAGAATCCGGAAATCATGATTGCCCGGGGAGCCGCCATTTCTGCATTGACAACATTTGAAAATGGACCGGTTTTTGATTTGGATACATTCATTTTGAATGAGGCTTTTGCTCATGCCGACCGGGGAGAGGCCGGTTCGGGTATACAGCCCTATTTTCAGAATGCTGAAGAACAGCAGACTTTTCAGACAAGGCATGCCCTCCCTGAGATGGCAGATTTGAAAGAACATGAAGGTGAAATACTGAATGTCTATATGGGGATTGATGCGGGCTCAACAACCTCTAAATTTGTTCTCATCGACGAGTCAGACAGCCCTATATACCGATTCTACAGCAAAAATGAGGGTGAGCCTATAAAAATTCTGCAGGAAGGGCTGCTGGACCTTAAAAAACAATGTGATGATTTAAATATAGAGCTGAATATTCTGGGTGTTGGAACTACGGGGTATGGAGAGATGCTTTTTGCCAAAGCCTTTCAGGCGGATTATCATATCGTTGAAACAGTGGCTCATGCCGAAGCGGCTCTCCGCTGTGAAGCGGATGCTTCCTTTATCCTGGATATCGGCGGACAGGATATGAAAGCCATATTTTTAAACGATGGAATTGTCACCGGAATCACACTGAATGAAGCCTGTAGTGCAGGGTGCGGATCCTTTCTTGAAAACTTTTCAGAAAATTTAAAAATCCCGGTGGAGCACATCGCCGAGAGAGCCTTTTCATCCAGAGCCCCTTCCCATCTGGGCTCCCGTTGTACCGTCTTTATGAACTCCTCGGTCATTACGGAACAGAAGAACGGCAAAACACCTGATGATATTATCGCAGGGCTCTGCTATTCGGTCATTGAGAATGTTTTTACCAAGGTTATCCGTCTGAGCAACATGAAGGCTCTGGGTTCCAGGATCATTGTTCAGGGAGGAACCTTCCGGAATGATGCCGTCTTAAGGGCTCTGGAACTATTTACAGAAGCGGAAGTGACACGGGCTCCCTGGCCGGGTGAGATGGGGGCTATAGGCATTGCCAGGCTCACAAGAAAGCATATGGAAGAGGAGGGGAATCCCCCCAGCAATTTCCTGAAATGGTCTGACCTCGAAAATTTCAGTTACACAAGAAAGAGCGGCTTGATCTGTCCGTTCTGTACCAATAGCTGCAGCCGGACTGTGATTGAATTTGCCGGGGGCAATACCTTTATAACCGGAAACCGATGTGAAAAGGGTGAAGTCCTGGGAGATCTGAAAGATCCGGATGTCAAAATACGTCTGAAAAAAATAAAATCGGAAAATAAAGACCGGAGAGATGTCTTTCGCTACAGAGAAGAAATCCTGTTTCGTCCCTATGACGGCCCTTCCTACTCCCCGGCAAAGGACATCACCATCGGGATTCCCAGAGTCCTGGATTTCTGGGAGAATTACCCCTTCTGGAATGCCCTCTTCACATCTCTCGGATTCAGAATAAAACTATCTTCAGTCAGTACCGTTCCTCTCTATGAAAGCGGTCTGGCTTCTATCCCTTCTGATACGGCCTGTTTTCCTTCTAAACTGGCCCATGGTCATATGCAGAATCTTATTGCCGCCAGGGTGGACAGGATCTTCCTTCCCTCCATGAGCCGGATGATCTCAGAGAATAAGAACATTCATTCCGAACACTCCTGTGCTGTACTCAAGGGATATCCCATGGTTCTGAATATCAGCGATGAACCCCTGGAAAAACATAATATACCCATGGATATCCCTGTGTTTCATTGGACCGATGAAAAAGCCCAGCGGGATTCCATCACGGAATTCCTGACCTTGACCTTTGCTCTGCCGGAAAAACAGATCCGCCAGGCCATAGACAAGGCCCTAGATTTTCAGGAGGACTACCGTCAGGATCTTCTGACCGCCGGGAAGAATCTTCTGGATTCTCTGGGAGAGGGTGAGTTCGCCATTGTCATGGCAGGCCGGCCTTACCACTCAGATCCTCTGATCAATCATGGCCTCTCCGACTATTTTACCCGGGAAGGACTGGCTGTTCTGCCCCTGGATGCCCTTCCGGGACTAAATGAGGTGGACCTGAGTTCCGTGAGAGCTGAGCTCACTACAAATTATCATGTCAGGATGATGTCGGCCGCCCGTATGGTGGCCCAGGATTCCCGTCTGGAATACGTCCAGATCGTCAGTTTCGGCTGCGGTCACGATGCCATCCTGACAGATGAAATTATCAGACTCCTCGGCAGGGAAGCCGATAAGAGTCCTCTTGTTCTTAAAATGGATGAATCTGAGGTAACCGGACCCCTCAACATCAGGGTAAAATCTTTTCTGGAAACCCTTCAGAGAAAGAGGAATAAGGGATTGATTCAACCCCGGGAGACAGGTAAGGCCTATGATGTCATCTTTGATAAAAAAGCCAGAGACAAGGTTATCCTGGTTCCCAATGTCTCCTGGGCCTTTACCCAGGTGGCTACTGCTTCAATCAGGCTTCAGGGGTATAAGGTAGAAGCCATGCCGATGGCAGGGAAGCTGGCCATCAGTCAGGGAAAAAAATATGTTCACAACGATATGTGTTTTCCCGCCCAGATCAACATCGGTGAATTCCTCGCGGTCCTGAAGGAGGGAACCTACCATCCCGACAACGTGGCCCTGGCTCTGGCTAAGGCCCAGTGCGATTGCCGTCTGGCTCATTATGCCACGATGGCCCGTCAGGCTCTGGATGATGCAGGATACCCCCAGATTCCCATCATCACCACCGATAAAGATACCAAGAACATGCATCCCGGCTTTACTATGAATGCCTTTTTTGAACTGAGGATGCTCTGGGGCCTGATCATGACAGATATTCTGGAAGGTCTCAGACGCAAGATAAGACCCTATGAAAAGGTTCCTGGAAGCACAAATGCCCTGTTTGAAGAGTCTGTCATGAATATATGCAACGGCTTCAGTAAGGGCATGAAAACGGTTAAGAATGCCTTTCTTGAGGCCTTGAAGGCCTTTGAGGTCATTCCCTACGATCGAAGCCGGAGAAAACCCCGTGTCTTTATGATCGGCGAGTTCCTCCTGAACTTTCACCCGGGTTCCAACAATCATATCGAGGATTATCTGGAAAAGAACGGCATGGAAGTGATCATGCCCAATCTGTTCAACAACATGCACCGGGAATATCTGCTGGAACAGGATCAGAGACGCCAATACCATGTCAGTTTTTCTTTTCTGCAGAATCTGATGACTGATATTTCAGAAAAATATATCCGGACAGTACTGAAATTCTGTGATAAGGCGGTTTCCGGGCATCCCCTGTGGGAAGAAACGGTACCCCTGCGGGTCATTGCCGACCGGTCGCAACACATCGTGGACAGGACATTCACCTCGGGAGAAGGATGGATGATTCCCGGTGAAATCCTGCACCATGCGGATCACGGGGTCCATTCTTTTCTTATTCTCCAGCCCTTCGGCTGCCTGCCCAATCATGTGACCGGCCGCGGGTTGGTGAAGAAAATCAAGAAGGAACATCCTCATATTCAGGTGCTGGCTCTGGATTACGATCCAGACACCAGTTTTGGCAATGTGGAGAACAGGCTGCAGATGCTGATCATCAATGCCAGAGAACGGGATAAAGAGCAGTACGAGGAGAATCTCCAGCAGAAACAGGAAGAGCTGCAGCCTTCATAA
- a CDS encoding HD domain-containing phosphohydrolase gives MNLGEISCKIPDAAAYIKKVEDGNSLHDKTRLSTLSTMQYRIGSKLLFLKITSLFVFFGIIVGYISFLAVTALSSYELYKSFQQGVENRFNNLLESDEPDWLYSAFIVIPEIGNDLEETLTSLLPESQKDKIRLHLYCYNPSNQDWITLSSLGGPPSLPIIPARLKTDLNMALGKKHMYKPGVYLGIGDRKNFFLNLTSPEDSLSYILQLSLEREGIGKFLEQEKNTFYTFTAMVLFFSLILGSIFAQSLSRPIQNLASRALDLSRGNLDVRFKSRRLDDIGILARSLDKMSLNLKHRFDTMQTMNRIDRAVLSSVSRKELLKKVAGYISQQFDSTSVGVLIHREEGLILTALVPETEDLEGQVFPYDVLPDFFFHADNDAQELDKSYLKDHSDLFPPDLLRNKLVAIPILHNEERVATFMISLDDFTDQDREALGMLADQAGVALRSMQEVEQQEKMSRGILLALTRSVDAKSRWTGGHSERVADLSEAIGKELGMNTEEIQNLRVSALLHDIGKLGIPEVILDKPEKLTDDEFDLVKSHPLKGDKIIQDIPGFEDVRLGVRHHHEKWNGLGYPDGLAGKEIPRIARILTLADVYDAITEDRPYRKGFTREESLQFLEDQSGLIFDPALLPAFLSLILEDRLS, from the coding sequence ATGAACCTGGGAGAAATATCCTGTAAGATTCCTGATGCTGCCGCATATATAAAAAAGGTGGAAGACGGAAATAGCTTGCATGATAAAACCAGACTCAGTACATTAAGCACTATGCAATATCGTATTGGTTCTAAATTACTATTCTTAAAAATAACATCCCTTTTTGTCTTTTTCGGTATTATTGTGGGCTATATATCTTTCCTGGCCGTTACGGCCTTAAGCTCTTATGAGTTGTATAAGTCCTTTCAACAGGGTGTCGAAAACAGATTTAATAATTTGCTTGAATCTGACGAACCAGACTGGCTCTATAGTGCCTTTATTGTAATTCCGGAAATCGGAAATGACCTGGAAGAAACCCTCACCAGTCTGCTGCCGGAGAGTCAAAAGGATAAAATCCGACTTCATCTCTATTGTTACAATCCATCAAATCAGGACTGGATCACTCTATCATCCTTAGGAGGTCCCCCTTCTCTTCCAATAATACCGGCAAGACTAAAAACCGATCTCAATATGGCCCTGGGTAAAAAACACATGTATAAACCCGGTGTGTATCTGGGCATTGGAGACAGAAAAAATTTCTTTTTGAATCTCACATCCCCGGAAGACTCCCTGAGTTACATACTGCAGCTTTCTCTTGAACGGGAGGGAATCGGAAAATTTCTGGAACAGGAGAAAAATACTTTTTATACCTTTACGGCCATGGTCCTGTTCTTTTCCCTCATTCTGGGTTCAATCTTTGCACAATCCCTTTCCAGACCTATACAAAATCTGGCCAGCCGGGCTTTGGACCTGTCCCGGGGGAATCTGGATGTTCGGTTTAAGAGCAGACGCCTGGATGATATCGGCATACTGGCCCGATCACTGGATAAAATGAGTCTGAATCTCAAGCACCGCTTTGATACAATGCAGACCATGAACAGGATTGACCGGGCAGTTCTGTCATCAGTATCCCGAAAAGAGCTGCTCAAAAAAGTAGCCGGTTATATTTCACAGCAGTTTGATTCAACATCTGTCGGTGTTCTTATTCATAGAGAAGAGGGTTTAATTCTCACAGCGTTAGTCCCTGAAACCGAAGATTTGGAAGGTCAGGTCTTCCCCTATGATGTACTTCCTGATTTTTTCTTTCATGCAGATAACGATGCACAGGAGCTGGATAAAAGTTATCTTAAAGATCACAGTGATTTATTTCCGCCTGATCTTTTAAGAAATAAATTAGTGGCCATTCCCATTCTCCATAATGAGGAACGGGTCGCCACCTTTATGATCAGCCTAGATGATTTTACAGACCAGGACAGGGAAGCTCTGGGAATGCTTGCCGATCAGGCTGGTGTGGCTCTGCGCAGCATGCAGGAGGTTGAACAGCAGGAAAAGATGTCCCGGGGTATTCTGCTTGCCCTGACCCGCAGTGTGGATGCTAAATCCCGATGGACCGGCGGTCACAGTGAACGGGTTGCCGACCTCTCTGAAGCGATCGGAAAAGAATTAGGCATGAATACCGAAGAGATACAGAATCTCCGTGTCAGCGCCCTCCTCCATGACATTGGAAAACTGGGCATACCTGAAGTCATCCTGGATAAGCCGGAAAAACTGACGGATGATGAATTTGATTTGGTTAAAAGTCATCCCCTGAAAGGCGATAAAATCATACAGGATATCCCCGGATTCGAAGACGTCCGCCTGGGTGTACGCCATCATCATGAAAAATGGAACGGCCTGGGATATCCCGACGGATTAGCCGGTAAAGAGATTCCCAGAATCGCACGAATACTGACTCTGGCGGATGTTTATGATGCGATTACCGAAGACCGTCCCTACCGGAAAGGGTTTACCCGGGAGGAGAGCCTTCAGTTCCTGGAAGACCAGAGCGGCCTGATTTTTGATCCTGCACTGCTGCCTGCTTTTCTTTCACTCATCCTGGAAGACCGTTTGTCCTGA
- the ald gene encoding alanine dehydrogenase, with product MKIGTVTEIKNHEYRVGLTPSSAKSYIAHGHEVYIQKGAGIEAGYLDIDYVKEGGQILETPQDVFAEVDMIVKVKEPQPSEYPLFKKGQILYTYLHLAADLELTQELRKTGIKGIAYETMELPDGSLPCLKPMSEIAGRLSVQEGAKYLEKAFGGRGVLLGGVPGVRRGKVAILGGGVVGTNACKMAVGLGADVTILDISARRLEYLDDIFDGKISTLYSTPHNIEEVLKESDLVIGAVLVHGAKAPKLVRREHLKLMKPGAVLVDVAVDQGGCIETTHPTTHENPTFIIDGVVHYCVANMPGSVPVTSTEALNSVTLPYGLQIADKGVVKACRENDVIKKGLNLYEGKCVYHEVAEALGIEYTDLDSLLK from the coding sequence ATGAAGATCGGAACAGTGACAGAAATCAAAAACCATGAATATCGGGTCGGCCTGACACCATCCAGTGCCAAATCCTATATTGCCCATGGCCATGAAGTTTATATACAGAAGGGTGCCGGAATTGAAGCAGGATATCTCGACATTGACTATGTAAAAGAGGGGGGTCAAATCTTAGAAACCCCTCAGGATGTTTTTGCAGAAGTGGATATGATTGTGAAAGTCAAGGAACCTCAGCCCTCGGAATATCCCCTGTTTAAAAAAGGGCAGATCCTCTATACCTACCTCCACCTGGCCGCAGATCTGGAACTGACGCAGGAATTAAGGAAGACAGGCATCAAAGGCATTGCCTACGAAACCATGGAACTTCCCGACGGTAGTCTTCCCTGTTTAAAACCCATGAGTGAGATTGCGGGCCGCTTGAGCGTACAGGAAGGGGCGAAATACCTGGAAAAGGCCTTTGGCGGAAGAGGCGTCCTGCTCGGGGGAGTTCCCGGAGTCAGAAGAGGAAAGGTCGCCATTCTTGGCGGTGGTGTGGTGGGAACCAATGCCTGCAAGATGGCTGTGGGACTGGGTGCGGATGTGACTATTCTGGATATAAGTGCCCGCCGCCTGGAATATCTGGATGATATATTTGATGGTAAAATCTCAACCCTCTACAGTACTCCCCATAACATTGAGGAAGTACTGAAAGAGAGTGATCTTGTGATCGGGGCGGTGCTGGTTCATGGTGCCAAGGCTCCCAAGTTGGTCAGACGGGAACATCTCAAACTGATGAAACCCGGAGCCGTCCTGGTTGATGTGGCTGTCGATCAGGGTGGGTGTATCGAAACCACCCATCCCACGACTCATGAGAATCCGACTTTTATCATTGATGGAGTCGTACATTACTGTGTGGCCAATATGCCGGGTTCTGTACCTGTCACCTCAACAGAGGCTCTGAACAGTGTGACTCTCCCTTACGGTCTTCAAATTGCAGATAAGGGTGTCGTAAAGGCATGCCGGGAGAATGATGTTATAAAAAAAGGATTAAATCTCTATGAAGGGAAATGTGTGTATCATGAAGTAGCGGAGGCCCTTGGAATTGAATATACAGATTTGGATTCTCTTCTGAAATAA
- a CDS encoding 3'-5' exonuclease, which produces MNQYLYLDNDKALKEYIESLKDRNIERISVDLEGEFNLHCYGEHLCLVQIFDGRDYALIDPFKVRISLIRDLMENPSVSKIMYDCSGDRTLLYRKYGIAILSIEDLLPAAELLDLEKRNLGFVLTHFLGVQPKAKKKFQQYNWMNRPIHPEALEYALDDVKYLFDLKTALLKEVEAAGLLEEYKTKNIEAQTREISLTPIPGVYRKNRFKKMPSWSQSLFKELFELREGYAEELNMPPNSVVSNENIFGLSQALLTPGEIRFSGRVPRSTSAKLVTELKSVMTALNQGG; this is translated from the coding sequence ATGAATCAATATCTTTATCTGGACAATGACAAAGCACTCAAGGAGTATATAGAATCCCTGAAAGATCGGAATATAGAGAGGATCTCTGTGGACCTGGAGGGGGAATTCAATCTCCATTGCTACGGAGAGCATCTCTGCCTGGTGCAGATTTTTGATGGCAGGGACTATGCTCTTATAGATCCCTTCAAGGTCAGGATCTCCCTGATCCGCGATTTGATGGAAAACCCGTCGGTTTCCAAAATTATGTATGACTGTTCCGGAGACAGAACATTGTTGTACCGAAAGTATGGCATTGCCATACTTTCCATTGAAGACCTTCTGCCTGCGGCGGAGCTGCTTGATCTGGAAAAGAGGAACCTTGGATTTGTGTTAACCCATTTTCTGGGTGTACAGCCCAAGGCCAAGAAAAAGTTTCAGCAGTACAACTGGATGAACCGGCCCATTCACCCTGAGGCGTTGGAATATGCCCTGGATGATGTCAAATACCTTTTTGATCTCAAAACTGCCCTGCTCAAAGAAGTCGAAGCGGCAGGTCTGCTTGAGGAATACAAAACCAAAAACATTGAGGCTCAGACCAGGGAAATCTCTCTGACACCCATCCCGGGAGTGTATCGAAAGAACCGTTTTAAGAAGATGCCCTCCTGGAGCCAATCTCTCTTCAAGGAGCTCTTTGAGTTGCGGGAGGGTTATGCGGAGGAGCTGAATATGCCTCCCAATTCTGTCGTCTCCAATGAAAACATTTTCGGTCTTTCACAGGCACTTTTAACCCCGGGAGAAATACGGTTTTCCGGAAGAGTTCCCCGGAGCACATCCGCAAAGCTGGTCACAGAATTAAAGTCTGTTATGACAGCTTTGAATCAGGGAGGATGA
- a CDS encoding DEAD/DEAH box helicase, producing MTFTQLGLREEILRAVQDKGYKETTPIQAQAIPAIQQNRDVLGGAQTGTGKTAAFALPLLDRLSQRESRDKHPRVLVITPTRELAEQVGESFRNYGKYLSLKTATVYGGVKINPQIGVLRKGIDILVATPGRLLDHLSQKTLSLKNIETLVLDEADRMLDMGFINDIKKVMKHLPAQRQNLLFSATYSNDIRKLSEGILKNPVSVEVATRNMAAEMVEQSVYKIEKRQKRYLLTHLIKDESWYQVLVFVKTKHGANRLAKQLSSDGITTSAIHGDKSQNARLRALDSFKKGDLQALVATDVAARGIHLEGLSHVVNFDLPQQPEDYVHRIGRTGRAGKSGAGISLVSSDEKGMLQRIEGLLKKSIRVNRSASFVPEVLAPIQGSNSRPPRGPRQESGRNYYPSSGSSQNQGQNRSRKPGRSQFSR from the coding sequence ATGACATTTACTCAATTAGGGCTTAGAGAAGAAATTCTTAGAGCAGTTCAAGACAAGGGATACAAAGAAACCACTCCCATTCAGGCACAGGCCATACCGGCCATTCAACAAAACAGGGATGTACTCGGAGGAGCACAGACAGGAACCGGTAAAACAGCGGCCTTTGCCTTACCACTTTTAGACAGACTCAGCCAAAGAGAGAGCAGGGATAAGCATCCCAGAGTTCTCGTTATAACACCCACAAGAGAGCTCGCTGAGCAGGTGGGAGAAAGCTTCCGGAATTACGGAAAGTATCTTTCCCTTAAGACGGCCACCGTTTATGGTGGTGTTAAAATCAATCCCCAGATTGGTGTTCTCAGAAAAGGAATTGATATCCTGGTGGCTACACCGGGTAGACTTCTAGATCATTTAAGTCAGAAAACATTGAGTCTCAAGAATATCGAAACACTTGTTCTTGATGAGGCAGATAGAATGCTCGACATGGGTTTCATCAACGATATCAAGAAGGTCATGAAACATCTTCCCGCTCAAAGGCAGAATCTGCTGTTTTCCGCCACCTATAGCAACGACATCCGGAAATTATCCGAGGGCATCCTGAAAAATCCCGTTTCCGTAGAGGTAGCGACAAGGAATATGGCTGCAGAGATGGTCGAACAATCGGTTTATAAAATTGAAAAAAGACAGAAACGGTATCTTTTGACACACCTCATTAAGGATGAGTCCTGGTATCAGGTTCTGGTTTTTGTAAAGACAAAGCACGGTGCCAACCGTCTTGCCAAACAGCTCTCCAGTGACGGGATTACAACCTCCGCCATTCATGGCGACAAGAGTCAGAACGCCAGACTCAGAGCCCTGGACAGTTTTAAAAAGGGAGACTTGCAGGCTTTGGTTGCCACTGATGTGGCCGCTAGAGGAATCCACCTGGAGGGACTGAGTCATGTGGTTAATTTTGATCTTCCACAGCAGCCCGAGGATTATGTTCACCGGATTGGAAGAACCGGCCGGGCCGGAAAATCCGGTGCCGGTATCTCTCTCGTCTCATCAGATGAAAAAGGAATGCTTCAGAGGATCGAAGGTCTTCTCAAAAAGAGCATTCGTGTGAACAGAAGTGCCAGTTTTGTTCCTGAAGTATTGGCTCCGATTCAGGGTTCTAATTCCAGACCCCCCCGTGGCCCCAGACAGGAGTCAGGAAGGAATTATTATCCCTCCTCAGGCTCCTCTCAGAATCAAGGTCAGAACAGATCCCGGAAACCCGGAAGAAGTCAGTTCTCAAGATAA